A genome region from Leishmania mexicana MHOM/GT/2001/U1103 complete genome, chromosome 28 includes the following:
- a CDS encoding Dynein light chain LC6, flagellar outer arm,putative encodes MTQVPGATVKLSEMPKEMENFAIFCAQEGLAKLRNAQELASFIRKEFEKKYGPTWNCFVGRNFGSFVTHEEGNYVYFYVGQTGVLLFKSS; translated from the coding sequence ATGACGCAAGTGCCTGGCGCGACGGTGAAGCTATCCGAGATGCCTAAGGAGATGGAGAACTTTGCCATTTTCTGTGCCCAGGAGGGGCTCGCGAAACTGCGAAATGCGCAAGAGCTAGCCAGCTTTATTCGAAAGGAGTTCGAAAAAAAGTATGGCCCGACGTGGAACTGCTTTGTTGGTCGGAACTTTGGTAGCTTTGTCACGCACGAAGAGGGTAACTACGTGTACTTCTACGTTGGCCAAACCGGTGTTCTGCTTTTCAAGTCGTCTTAG
- a CDS encoding putative cullin 2 yields MCNTVMDAYVLVYHLISHPCSNTPLVKVNGKEIWEGQQIMAVYSLQGAIFEKHLLNNVMPGFSQGSNGSTIQTYVRSWRSFLVAVVNIKTVFSSLADKWSLLGLEDNPLDRTEDIALRKWSSVVLTPRMVSQLRKELRALLADERAGHGAPDLSFAVEIKDELSMLPDSNYYRSVVEVDYIRDMCDYCWSKVRGVVDSDLFTYAKLCLELIEEEVKRAETFLTSKDHAVDRLVETLVDDRISAFECGRLSQWLGSIGQRETDEKLQTVFHLLWWSKCKGAPLMEGMFKESVGQHTSTALTGAVRAAGEGTDVYAAVIECFASIIRKYRDVVMTIFDYNGCMLEAMDDGLRCGFTSLRSFNYKKLADRLAVFSNAILGNTGSTKLRLEDVVSVYYFLPDAENAAKDVFLVSYQKHLAKRLLLHHYDEAREQRSMEQLVQIKQSPILFCCRSMLKATTTQSIYVGASSVNGVKVNPALLSRGTWPSLPHTLASSGVSDSLLRQIEEAQRICSTRRHGQRIEFSAPYSSAVIRMLRPAGSTATGDSVQLKVSFLQMCIIDHFNVKSQCTVQELCESLQVSEVECAFALNPLVSATVLKLSGAMEPSSIVSLGPCDSSIDDVINVMPLEFHSFAHRAVVKSHEQRTFQSAAKANPQKMESQVVHTLKQSGSKTAEELMTFLTSAMQPLIVSRGELKRVLEKLIERGLLVRDDSERKFVYSP; encoded by the coding sequence ATGTGCAACACCGTGATGGATGCTTACGTCCTCGTTTACCATCTTATCTCACATCCGTGCAGCAATACGCCTTTGGTGAAGGTAAACGGGAAGGAAATTTGGGAGGGCCAACAGATCATGGCTGTGTACTCCCTTCAAGGTGCGATTTTTGAGAAGCACTTGCTTAACAACGTGATGCCTGGTTTCTCTCAGGGTAGCAACGGCTCCACCATTCAGACGTATGTCCGCTCATGGCGTTCTTTTCTGGTAGCTGTCGTCAACATCAAAACCGTCTTTTCGTCGCTCGCCGACAAATGGTCTCTGCTAGGTTTAGAGGACAATCCATTGGACAGAACGGAAGACATTGCTTTGAGGAAGTGGTCAAGCGTAGTGCTGACACCGAGGATGGTTTCCCAGCTCCGCAAAGAGCTGCGTGCGCTTCTTGCAGACGAGCGTGCCGGCCACGGTGCTCCGGACCTATCTTTTGCCGTGGAAATCAAAGACGAACTGTCGATGCTTCCCGATTCAAACTACTATCGAAGTGTAGTAGAGGTGGACTACATTCGCGACATGTGCGATTACTGTTGGTCCAAAGTCCGCGGTGTCGTTGACTCTGATCTCTTCACCTATGCAAAGCTGTGTCTGGAGCTAAttgaggaggaggtgaagcgcGCAGAAACGTTCCTCACTTCCAAGGACCACGCTGTGGATCGGCTGGTGGAAACATTGGTGGACGATCGCATATCTGCCTTCGAATGCGGCAGGCTTTCTCAGTGGCTTGGTTCGATTGGTCAACGCGAGACAGACGAGAAACTGCAGACGGTGTTCCACCTTCTGTGGTGGAGCAAGTGTAAGGGCGCACCTCTCATGGAAGGAATGTTCAAGGAGAGCGTAGGGCAGCACACATCTACTGCGCTGACTGGAGCAGTacgcgctgcaggcgaagGCACTGACGTGTACGCCGCCGTTATCGAGTGCTTTGCTTCTATTATTCGAAAGTACCGCGATGTCGTCATGACGATTTTCGACTACAACGGCTGCAtgctggaggcgatggaCGATGGGCTGCGGTGCGGCTTTACGAGTCTGCGTTCCTTTAACTACAAAAAACTTGCTGACCGCCTGGCAGTCTTCTCCAATGCAATTCTGGGGAACACAGGCTCCACGAAGCTTCGTCTCGAGGATGTGGTGAGCGTGTATTACTTTTTGCCGGACGCTGAAAACGCCGCAAAGGATGTCTTCCTTGTCTCTTACCAGAAGCATCTCGCCAAGCGACTGCTCCTGCACCACTATGACGAGGCGAGAGAGCAGCGTTCGATGGAGCAGCTGGTGCAGATTAAACAGAGCCCTATCCTCTTCTGCTGCCGAAGTATGCTGAAGGCGACCACCACGCAGAGCATCTACGTCGGCGCTTCGAGCGTGAATGGGGTGAAGGTGAATCCCGCTTTGCTCTCGAGAGGAACTTGGCCGAGCCTTCCGCACACTCTGGCGAGTTCCGGTGTATCTGATTCCCTACTGCGTCAGATCGAAGAAGCACAGCGCATCTGCAGCACGCGGCGGCATGGGCAAAGGATCGAGTTTTCGGCGCCCTACTCCTCCGCCGTGATACGGATGCTCCGGCCAGCAGGGTCGACTGCGACGGGGGACTCGGTTCAGTTGAAGGTGTCGTTCTTGCAAATGTGCATCATTGATCACTTCAACGTGAAATCGCAGTGTACAGTGCAAGAGCTATGCGAATCCCTCCAAGTATCGGAGGTGGAGTGCGCCTTTGCCTTGAACCCGTTGGTAAGTGCCACAGTTCTCAAGCTTTCGGGAGCAATGGAACCGAGCTCCATCGTATCGCTTGGCCCATGTGATAGCTCGATTGATGACGTGATCAACGTGATGCCGTTGGAGTTTCACAGCTTCGCTCACCGCGCCGTTGTCAAATCTCACGAGCAGCGCACGTTTCAGAGCGCGGCAAAGGCAAATCCTCAAAAGATGGAGAGCCAAGTTGTGCATACGCTGAAGCAAAGCGGCTCGAAGACGGCCGAGGAGCTGATGACATTTCTCACCTCTGCGATGCAGCCTCTCATTGTTTCGCGCGGCGAGCTGAAGCGCGTACTGGAAAAGCTCATTGAGCGCGGTCTTCTTGTCCGAGATGACTCTGAGCGCAAGTTCGTATACTCGCCGTAG
- a CDS encoding putative mitochondrial DEAD box protein, whose amino-acid sequence MRRFASGLFGRWGAAQCGVVPFRSHPSLLPLMNRVRCFSMINAAYEGSAPATSSNIGGPHAPPKTNASAVSTKHDVSITDGNGDRVDVTPLNSFEELRDAPRWLAEGLKTLKYPSTTDIQKFTIPLLADGHDVIGLAPTGSGKTVAFAVPALAGFKPNPDGTPSVLVLAPTRELVQQTTKVFQNLGCGQVRVCEAYGGASRDLQARRLRNGCDALVACPGRLKDFLDGGDVSIRNLSFLVFDEADRLLDMGFQVHLDEIMAYLDSASHPQTMMWSATWPESVQEMARKYLSDDRVLIRAGTAGAGLQVNEHIKQEVIFCRTFTERIEKLGSLVEDGTIDDDKDKLIIFVERQADTENTARAFSHRLGIDARYVGTIHGGLSQRQRDRVMGMFKSNHIRLLVATDVASRGLDIPDVTCVVNFQAPKTIDSYCHRIGRTGRAGRTGTAYTFLGEEDGGLATELVNYLTRCRVTVPKELMRLAENYQHRMPQQRQRFRGVDRGGFSRRENNSGFDRRRSDRGNSREFVPRRPNSRKVDDDLPSTLDW is encoded by the coding sequence ATGAGGCGTTTTGCAAGTGGGTTGTTTGGCAGGTGGGGTGCCGCACAGTGCGGGGTGGTGCCTTTTCGGAGTCACCCGAGTCTTTTGCCCCTGATGAACAgggtgcgctgcttctctaTGATTAATGCTGCTTACGAGGGATCGGCCCCCGCAACGAGCTCGAATATCGGCGGCCCGCATGCCCCACCGAAGACAAATGCTTCTGCAGTGTCAACAAAGCACGACGTCTCTATCACGGACGGCAATGGTGATCGTGTCGACGTCACCCCGCTAAACTCATTTGAAGAGTTGCGCGATGCACCGCGATGGCTGGCGGAGGGGTTGAAGACGCTCAAGTACCCTTCCACGACTGACATTCAGAAGTTTACAATACCCTTACTGGCCGACGGCCACGATGTTATCGGACTTGCACCGACAGGCTCGGGGAAGACGGTGGCGTTCGCGGTTCCAGCCCTGGCGGGGTTCAAGCCCAACCCCGATGGGACGCCGTCTGTTCTGGTTCTAGCTCCCACGAGGGAGTTGGTTCAGCAAACCACCAAGGTGTTTCAGAACCTCGGATGTGGGCAGGTGCGCGTCTGCGAGGCCTACGGTGGTGCCTCGCGCGATCTACAGGCCCGCCGTCTTCGCAACGGCTGTGACGCTCTCGTTGCCTGCCCAGGACGACTCAAGGACTTTCTCGACGGCGGGGACGTGTCCATCCGTAATCTGTCGTTTCTGGTCTTTGACGAAGCAGATCGCCTTCTCGACATGGGGTTCCAGGTTCACTTGGATGAGATTATGGCCTACCTCGACTCGGCCTCACATCCGCAGACCATGATGTGGTCGGCGACGTGGCCGGAGTCGGTGCAAGAGATGGCGCGCAAATATCTATCCGACGATCGTGTTTTGATTCGAGCCGGTACAGCCGGCGCGGGGCTGCAAGTGAATGAGCACATTAAGCAAGAGGTTATCTTTTGCAGAACCTTCACAGAGCGCATTGAGAAGCTTGGGTCGTTGGTCGAGGATGGGAccatcgacgacgacaaggACAAGCTCATCATCTTTGTGGAGCGCCAGGCGGATACGGAAAACACAGCCAGGGCTTTCAGCCACCGACTAGGAATTGATGCACGCTACGTAGGGACAATTCACGGCGGTctgtcgcagcggcagcgggacAGGGTCATGGGGATGTTCAAGAGTAACCACATTCGCCTTCTCGTCGCGACCGATGTTGCTTCTCGAGGTCTCGACATTCCTGATGTGACGTGCGTGGTGAACTTTCAGGCTCCAAAAACCATTGACAGCTACTGCCATCGCATCGGTCGCACCGGCCGCGCCGGTCGCACCGGCACGGCTTACACATTCCTTGGCGAAGAGGACGGTGGTCTCGCAACAGAACTTGTCAACTACTTGACTCGGTGTCGTGTCACTGTCCCAAAGGAGTTGATGCGGCTCGCCGAGAACTACCAGCATCGGAtgccgcagcagaggcagcgctTCAGGGGGGTTGATCGAGGAGGTTTCTCcaggagagagaacaacagTGGGTttgaccgccgccgcagcgatcGAGGCAATTCACGCGAATTCGTGCCTCGCAGGCCCAACTCGCGCAAGGTCGATGACGATCTTCCATCCACGTTGGACTGGTGA
- a CDS encoding putative A/G-specific adenine glycosylase: protein MSRGSACKQSMRGEWLTPLGSFATHEYYRSVQEEVIAWWRQHQRQDLPWRQTLPRGSGDLSGAVDGEKHCTSATTARYDSYQVWVSEVMSQQTRMETVIPYYAAWMKKFPSIEALAASTEDEVKSVWAGMGYYRRAIYLRKGAKYLLERSREREATGSSCMPSSQEELLKVPGIGPYTSAAIASMCFGEPVCSVDGNVIRVLSRLRGERDFDPKVPANVKKAAAWGQQLIGNSPTTSAVVCQDPSALNQGLMELGASVCRPSGAPLCASCPLQRFCCASSLLRGGDIEAIEGVIPVRAAKMAKRSARELCVVHEVSGSRTGDARRFVVVRRPANGLLGGMLEFPTVNASAADDEEAVVPLLKHPLSVLTWKARARPTLVRLCGSVRHIFSHIVMDVEIVHVQWPPDADGAALIKRVAEVMDDHCAGDCCDELPAAARIFLMSEADLRENAPSRLMLKVLQKVFSVEVKEVRASRTGKRAIQESSDALSPHKKVARGEQTHS from the coding sequence ATGTCCCGCGGATCCGCTTGTAAGCAGAGCATGCGTGGCGAGTGGCTCACACCACTTGGCAGCTTCGCCACGCACGAGTACTACCGCTCTGTTCAAGAGGAGGTTAtcgcgtggtggcggcagcaccagcgccaaGACCTCCCATGGCGGCAAACGCTCCCtcgtggcagcggtgactTAAGCGGAGCGGTCGACGGGGAAAAGCACTGTACAAGTGCTACCACGGCACGTTATGATTCATACCAGGTGTGGGTGTCCGAAGTAATGTCGCAGCAGACACGCATGGAAACCGTCATACCGTACTACGCTGCGTGGATGAAGAAGTTTCCGTCGATTGAGGCGCTCGCAGCGTCAacggaggacgaggtgaAATCTGTGTGGGCAGGTATGGGGTACTATCGTCGAGCTATTTACCTACGCAAAGGTGCGAAGTACCTCCTCGAGCGGTccagggagagggaggcaacCGGGTCGTCTTGTATGCCGTCTTCCCAGGAGGAACTCTTGAAAGTCCCTGGGATAGGTCCATACACATCGGCTGCCATCGCCTCAATGTGCTTCGGTGAACCTGTGTGCTCTGTGGACGGTAATGTGATACGCGTCCTGAGTCGTCTCCGCGGTGAGCGAGATTTTGATCCTAAAGTTCCGGCGAATGTCAAaaaggcagcggcgtgggGACAGCAGCTCATAGGCAACTcacccaccacctccgcagtGGTTTGCCAAGACCCGAGCGCTTTGAATCAAGGACTGATGGAGCTGGGTGCGTCGGTGTGTCGCCCGAGTGGAGCGCCGCTCTGCGCCTCATGTCCCTTACAGCGGTTttgctgcgccagctcgcTGCTACGGGGAGGCGATATTGAGGCGATCGAGGGTGTCATCCCGGTTCGTGCAGCGAAAAtggcgaagcgcagcgcacgcgagcTTTGTGTTGTGCACGAGGTGTCGGGGAGTCGAACTGGTGACGCCAGGCGTTTTGTAGTCGTTCGGCGTCCAGCTAACGGGCTGCTGGGCGGCATGCTCGAGTTCCCTACCGTGAACGCATCCGCAGCAgatgacgaggaggccgTCGTGCCTTTGCTGAAGCACCCACTGAGCGTGCTGACGTGGAAAGCGAGGGCGAGACCGACACTTGTCAGGCTGTGTGGAAGCGTTCGCCACATATTCAGCCACATTGTCATGGATGTAGAGATTGTTCACGTCCAATGGCCCCCTGATGCCGATGGAGCCGCCCTGATCAAGAGGGTCGCAGAGGTGATGGATGACCACTGCGCGGGCGACTGCTGCGACGAActccctgcagctgcacgcatCTTTCTAATGTCGGAGGCGGACCTGAGGGAGAACGCACCGAGTCGCCTAATGCTGAAAGTGCTCCAGAAGGTATTTTCTGTAGAGGTCAAGGAAGTGCGCGCCAGTAGAACTGGGAAGCGAGCTATCCAGGAGAGTTCTGACGCCTTGTCCCCGCACAAGAAGGTGGCGAGGGGAGAGCAGACGCACTCTTAA
- a CDS encoding glycerophosphoryl diester phosphodiesterase,putative gives MRLLSTVVLSAGAYIAASICLLQMAIRSKRRKLLLKRNFPYPITKIAHRGGSLLGPENTMYAFMQAAEVGLCDMIELDVVESKDGQIVVCHDRTLERTCGPEYAGVAISDLVVGKNPSKTLPQCKRTIELEFATRGIKQYEGPDSVPVDDTTRICLLSEVFKMFPSMPLHIDIKDESKDFVAVVLNLLAAHGREGITIVGSSRPKNRQFINEYFAERDPEIRKRYRIFGGPHDFFRTYLLFYTGLLPYFPVNYDVFSIPVFTSTMKKDAERKYGRIVAAVAAFLFSSPLLWRYLQSRGVAVIGWNLNDGVDILQGIQWPLNGLMSDDPIKLRQVINANKKVARLNVLVS, from the coding sequence ATGCGCTTGCTTTCAACCGTTGTCCTGTCAGCTGGAGCCTATATCGCTGCCTCTATTTGCCTCCTCCAGATGGCAATACGTAGCAAGAGGCGGAAATTACTCTTGAAAAGAAACTTTCCCTACCCTATAACCAAGATTGCTCACCGCGGTGGTTCCCTCTTGGGTCCGGAAAACACAATGTACGCATTTATGCAGGCTGCCGAGGTTGGGCTTTGTGACATGATCGAGCTGGATGTCGTGGAATCGAAGGATGGGCAAATCGTCGTGTGCCATGACCGCACACTTGAGCGCACATGCGGCCCAGAGTACGCGGGGGTGGCGATTTCAGATTTGGTGGTCGGCAAGAACCCTTCCAAAACACTTCCTCAATGTAAGAGAACTATTGAGTTGGAGTTTGCCACTCGCGGCATCAAGCAGTACGAGGGGCCTGACAGCGTCCCCGTTGATGATACCACCAGAATTTGCCTCTTAAGTGAAGTGTTCAAGATGTTCCCTTCTATGCCGCTGCACATTGACATCAAGGATGAAAGCAAAGATTTTGTCGCTGTAGTCTTAAACCTGCTTGCCGCGCACGGACGCGAAGGTATCACCATCGTGGGAAGCAGCCGGCCGAAGAACCGACAGTTCATCAACGAGTACTTTGCGGAGAGAGATCCTGAAATTCGGAAACGGTACCGGATTTTTGGAGGACCTCACGATTTTTTCCGGACGTACCTCCTTTTTTACACGGGGCTACTGCCGTACTTCCCCGTAAACTATGATGTTTTCTCGATTCCGGTTTTTACAAGCACCATGAAGAAGGATGCCGAAAGGAAATATGGAAGAATCGTCGCAGCCGTGGCTGCATTTCTTTTCTCTTCACCATTACTGTGGAGGTACCTCCAGAGCCGAGGGGTCGCTGTGATTGGGTGGAACCTCAACGACGGAGTTGACATTTTGCAAGGAATTCAGTGGCCCCTAAACGGTTTGATGTCTGACGATCCCATCAAACTCCGCCAGGTAATAAACGCGAACAAGAAAGTAGCCCGGTTGAACGTGCTAGTCAGCTag
- a CDS encoding DNA-directed RNA polymerase-like protein, whose product MASFHPRDAFILHQEHIQRMNEGDEVDTSEEQKVQIDLQRITDNESTAVVTFSHEDHTLGNPLRHVLMQNAAVTSAGYAIPHPLEPKMLLHVQASDYAVEAVAMGLERLAEICDDTISSFDNCMVEQHRMAAAAQPE is encoded by the coding sequence ATGGCCTCTTTTCACCCTCGCGATGCTTTCATTCTCCACCAGGAGCACATCCAACGCATGAACGAGGGCGATGAGGTGGACACCTCGGAGGAGCAGAAGGTTCAAATTGACCTGCAGCGTATCACTGATAACGAGTCCACTGCTGTGGTAACGTTCTCTCACGAGGATCACACCCTAGGAAACCCCCTGCGGCACGTTCTTATGCAGAATGCCGCCGTGACGAGCGCTGGCTACGCGATTCCTCATCCTCTAGAGCCGAAGATGCTCTTGCATGTCCAGGCTTCCGACTACGCTGTAGAGGCCGTGGCCATGGGTCTGGAACGTCTTGCGGAAATCTGTGACGACACAATTAGTAGCTTCGATAATTGTATGGTGGAGCAGCATcgcatggctgctgctgcgcagccaGAATAG